The genomic interval TTACTGTTTGGTTGAAACTGTTTAAGTGAGGTGATGATTCAACTTCATGAATTTTGGAGGATGCAGTTTGTGGTGGTGTTTTAACTGTAATGCACCCTCATTGATACAGATGGGGTGGACACAATTATATAAACATCTGTcattgaatcaacacctcttgAACACTTTGAACAAACATTCATGAAGGTAGGATAGATTGTAAGACTGCTGTGTTAGGTgaacctaataaactggcaactgacTGTAAAGTAAATAATGAGTGAACAGCTGTGCAGCCTTTACTTGAAACATGgtgaaagtgaaacatttcagaTGTAGAGAAGATTATACAAACCACACCAATCTGTAGATGGTGCAGCagtaagttgttttttcttcttttactctttttgAAACCCATACCAAAAAGAACTGCATGAAATGACCGTTGGCAATTTCTTCTTAGAATGGCACCCACTATGATATAATGTTATGGAAGTTATACTTGTCTTGTTATATCCTTCATTAACTGAAATACTCCTGCGTTTCTTTGTGTAGAGAGCAGTAATCAGGCACTCCAAAATATGCCCAGAGTGCTACGAGACGTGGAGGCTTTGAAACAGGAGGCTTCTTTCCTCAAGGAGCAAATGGTTCTGGTCAAAGAGGACATCAAGAAGTTTGAGCAGGACACTGTACAGTCTATGCAGGTATGCATAAGTTCAAGCACCATGTCATtactacatactgtatatagcaTATGCATACTTGAAGTATATTCATGGTTCACAAGTTATATATTGCatgtaaaacaaagcaaatctACATAGACTCTTAAAGTGTTAACCCAATGTTTTTGAACTCATGATGAAATCATTTCTTTGATAATAAGCAAAGCCTGACAGTGGCAATAAAGTGTGCATGGTGCTGAGATGCTCTAAGGATGTTTCTCAGacttttatattgtgtttttcctATACACCAGGTCCTGGTGGAGATAGATCAAGTGAAAAGCCGCATGCAGCTGGCAGCCGAAGCTCTGCAGGAGGCTGACAAATGGAGCACACTGAGTGCAGACATTGAAGAGACCTTCAAAACACAGGTATAAATGAAAGACGACATCACAGGTCTTTACTtgttatatttctgtctgcctTGCCGCTAAGGGATCATGAATCGTTGCTACTCGTCCTGGCCCACATCCATTTAAATTAGACTGTTGGAGTGGAATTTAAGCTTTTAATGTAATATGACTCTATgcatattcaatttattttaatgttctAGGAATAGTTCCAATTCATTGAAGTGTGCAAGACAACCAAGGCAATGGCCCCTCACAGACTCAAGCATTTTTCTAAGCAGTTGATATGAACTGATTCTATTTAGGTCAATTAAGACCattgaaattttcatatttctgaaaaataatGTATGTAACTAAAAGTCATGTATTTAGCAACTAACAACCaatgatataatattaaaatactaCTTTGCGGACATTGATCTTTAATATGTTATCTTTCTTTTCCAGGACTTTGCAGTCATTTCCTCCAAACTGACCAGCATGCAGAGCAGCCTGGCCATGCTGGTGGACACACCGGACTACTCTGAAAAGTGTGTCCACCTGGAGGCTCTGAAAAACAGACTGGAGGCCCTGGCCAGCCCGCAAATAGTATCAACCTTTAATTCCATGTCTATGGGTGAGTTGGGCTTTTGTGTGTCATATTTATTCCAGCTTCACTTCCTCTGTTCACTGTAGTTCACTTTCAGCGTAAACTAAGAATACTTGTTTCCACgtgttttctctgcagaccAAGCCAAGCTGTTTGTTAAGGTCTTCACAGAGATAGATAGAATGCCACAGCTCCTTGCCTACTACTATAAGTGTCACAAGGTAGGCGGCACATGCCTCTCCCTTACCTTCATaatgaattgataaaaaatccaaataatatCCTTATATGTTTTACCTGTTTGGTGTAGGCATGGtctgatgttctttttttttaatgaacgtCTGTTTTGGCATCTCCAGGGCCAGTTGGTGAGCACGTGGCAGGATCTCTCTCAGAGTGAGCTCAATCTGAATCAGCAGCTGTCTGAATTCTACGACACCTTGCTCTCTTCGTGGCACTCTCAACTACAGTGGAGCAGCCAGGTGAGGCACACCTGTAGacacttaaagtggccctattatgctttttcacttttcccctctcctttagtgtgttatatatatttctgtaaaatGGTCTATGgtatgtaaaaggtccgtagagtgtaaaacctgaagtcaacgcctaaaaggagttaccctccccatcagaagctcctgagctcctgaaacggctccattgaattctctccttcgcTTCCGTAACttcatgaggtcacaatgttacagaagtgacgtaaaactccttccggctagtttggccctcaaacaacaaaagagagagatggagctgaagctctggaggaagagttttttgaaatgtgaaatgttgaccaatcacaacagagcgggctagttGACCAATCAGGGCTGACTTTagtttctggagggaggagcaagcgctacaacggagcatttcagagagagggtgagaagaggtgctgcaagacagccaggatgagaaaaacaaggcggattatgagcattaacgcatgtaaacatgttgtaactgtaacttgagataaaaatatgcacaaggaaaatatcataatagggACTGTTTAACCAGTTGCACTGGTAAAGTTCCAACAATGCTCACACACTATTTAAAAAGGATGGATAGGGATCCAAATCACGGGTGGTATGTTTGTTGTTAAGGTTATTCATATAGCAATAACGGAGGCAATGTTTGCAGTCTATAAATACTGTCCGTCAGAATgctcttttaaatgtttgcacatTACCCATACTGAACCAGGTGTTCAAGAACCCGTATGAGGTGGTGACAGTGTTGCTGATCCAAACTCTGGGGGCCATGGTCCCATCCATCCCCGTGTGCTTGAGCTCAGCCGTGGAGCGAGCAGCCCAAGAGCAGCGCCTAGACACACTGCTGGAACTCCATCAAACCACTTCCACCTTCGGACACAGCCTGGAGGCCGCCATGTTGCCGCACCTGGGTCAGTGCAGAGACATGAGTGTGGATACTTCAGATGTGGGTGGAGTTAggtctttatgttttttctgtgtttcctcGCCAGGTGAAAATAATCTGCTGAAGGTGACTGAGCTGGTCTGTGCGCTGTATGACCCCTACAAACCTTATCAACTACAGTATGGAGATCTGGAGGAAGCTCACCTCCTCATCCAGATCAGTGCTGTACCTTTGGTTAGACaccatgcatacacacacacacacacacacacacacaaacacataacataacataatagtTTTACTAAAACTAACACAGCCACAACTGTTTTATTCAGATTCACATCCTATTTTCActtgttctctctgtgtttatgtcgCCTCTTGTCTCCATATGTTCTCCTCTCTTTAGGAACATGGTGAGGTTATTGATTGTGTGGAAGAGTTGAGCCACTCTGTTGGCAAGTTGTTCGGCCTGGCCAGCGCTGCTGTGGACCGCTGCGTCAAACTGACTGACGGACTGGCCGTGTGTGGCCTCCTCAAAGCCCTCAAAGCTCTCTTCACCAAGTAAGAATCCTTTATTGGCAACTGTCATAACATACTACAACACATACTATGCATTAACCCCTTTGCATTATTAATAGAAATTGTTTGCTTACTTTTTAGTATATGTGGACCTTACTTTCTGTAGCCAGCCTTAACACTGTGCTTGTTCTAGGTATGTGTCGGACTTCTCCACAACACTGCAGTCAATCAGAAAGAAGTGTAAACTGGAGGATACACCAAGTGCATCTGTTTTCCAGGAGGACTGGACAGCCTTTCAGAACTCTGTCAGGTTAATGTCTTTTTACATTTGAGACAACTTCATTAAAGTAAAGATTTTTGTATTACTAAGCTGCCACCGTGACCTGGCAGAAAAATTGCAGAAATGGATGGAttgataaatgttttcatgGTGTGTTTTGCAGGATTATTGCCACTTGCGGAGAACTGCTCAGACAATGTGGAGCCTTTGAGCAGCAGCTGTCAAACAAGTAAGAGACATGTTTATTTCATAGTGTTCTAGTTGTAGTTTCTTTTGACATGGGTGTAAATCATGGGCCCCCCTGCCAAAAATCAGATTTTAAGGAATTGTGTGCATTCTCCTAATATAATCAATACTTCCCATAGGATCCTTGGCACGGCAGGTAAGTACTTGTCAGAGTCGTATAGCCCGCGCAGCCTTGCAGGCATCCAGGAGGCCAGCTCTACAGAGAGGAAGAGCGCCACCAAGAACCCCTGGCAGGAATACAACTACCTTCAGAGGGGAAACATGACTGAATACAACAGCCTGATGGAAGTCCTCTACTCCCTAAAGGTACGGAGCGGAGCAAGATGTCGGAATGATTCTTTTTTGTTGATGTCATATGAAGAGAACTGACTCTTGTTATACTGCATGTTTTCAGGTGATTTATCGAGGTTcctctgcagctgttttttaatCTATCTGGTTCCCATTGTCTTGCAGGAGAAGGGCACAGGTAACTCCAGCCTGTTAACGGAGCCCAGAGCAGCTCTGATCAGACTCAACCAGCAGGCCAACCAGCTGGCCTTCGACTCCGTCTTCCTGCAAATCAAACACCAGCTCTGTCTTGTCTCCAAGATGGAGGTGATTAAGAGTCAAGTTACTACGTAATTCGATTTCAAACAGTGATTTGCACGATTTGAGTGCATTGCTGAGAGCTTTTGGAATGCCTTTGTGCGTGTGCATTTGAGGAATGGATGTACTGTGTCTATTTTTATCTCGCGTCAAAGTGTTTGattcttgtttttgttcagaGACAAGAGGCACCTGGTCTTGGCGAGAGCTACACAGAGGACCTGCCAACTTTCAGCCTGTCACCGCAAGAATACATCACAAATGTTAGTCGGGCTTGGCTGGAATAttaacataactttattaaaataattcctAAATCATAATTGATACTATTTCAAATATGCAgtgcagacacaaaacaacttgcctcataaaataaaacaaactagcAATCTTTTGTACATATTCACAGCTTTATACTGTAGCTCCCAGACAAAGTCTGTCCTTCCTTCCCTTCCAGATAGGACAGTACCTCATGTCTCTGCCTCTCCACTTGGAGCCATTTGTGACTCAGGAGGACCCGGCACTAGAGATGGCCCTACATGCTGGGAAGCTGCCATTCCCTCCAGAGCAAGGTGTCTGGCCATCGACCCTGATTCTCCTCCAAATCTAATGTTCCACATGATGTATTTTGTCTCTGTTCCCTTCCTCCTATTTCTGCATCCTTACAAATCGTTTAGagattcaaggataatttattgtcattacgCAACACAGagctgccaaaaaaaacaaaaaacttaaaacgGTAGTGTATTACTGAAGTGCATTTTTGGTGGTGCCTTAGGGGCCTTATTTTCTTCACATCATTTTGACCTTTatcctctcctgtttcctctttctGCATGAAACCATATATTAAATCCCCCTCTCTCTAAATAAAGTATCTACATCTCTTACCTCACACCACTTACCCTTGTTCCCTTTACACCTGGTGCACTTATGAAACATCACCTTCCTTCTGTCTCAGGCGATGACCTTCCTGAACTGGACAACACTGCAGACTACTGGCTGGGCTCCATTGCTCGGGCAACCATGCAGACCTACTGCGATGCCATCATGCTTATTCCCCAACTGAGCACTCATTCCACTAAACAGCTGGCCACGGATATCGGTACAGTAAACCAGAATGTTCACAGGGAACAATTCATTGAAATGGTGGCTCCCagttgtgttactgtgtgtggaTGACTCCTGTTCCTGCTCCACAGACTATCTGAGCAATGTGATGGACGCTCTGGGCCTGCAGCCGTCCCGCGGCCTGCAGCACATCGTCACCCTGCTGAGGGCCAAACCAGAGGACTACAGACAGACGGCCAAACTGCTGCCTCGTCGGCTGGCCTCCACCATCGCTGCCGTACGGTGCATCGACTACTAACAGCAAAGGGAAAAGGAAGATGGACTCTAGGTATAGTGGCTCTCAGAGCGGCACTGGGGACTCGCAGGcatgtttgaaaatgaagaagaatGTGTTGTGAAGAGTAGCTGGTAAACATGTTACAGTCACTTAAGTCTCACATTTAGGGCGGGAGCATTTTAGGATAATAGTCCTGTCCAAATAAGTATGGCATTTAGGGGAATGATAATAGTTTGAAATCAGAGTTTTTTTATACTGATGATTGTTGAACTAGTGGGACTTTGAATGATCAGTGGTGATGATGTCTTTAAGTCAAGCCAAAACACTGAAAGTTGCTTGACTCTACATATTTAATTTCTGATTCTTTTTAAGTTGCTGAAGCATTTAAGGAAGtaaataaattgaatacatCAGGGGATGTGTGAGAGCAATTTATATGACTGATATACATGTTGTTGATGTCTTGTCATACTTATATTATTCATCTatgatattaaattatattaaggtAATAATTCTGATAagagctttgttgtttttggttaaCTGAGCTTCACATTCAGCAGTTAAAGGTGAAcgtgagctctctctctctatcattctctctctctctctgtctcttgctCTCATGCAGTATCATGAAAATCtgtacataaaacatttacatcaaCACTACAAATGGAGCCTGTTGTGTTAATACTTATGAAACTCTTTTGAATCAAATAGATGAAATGGGGGTTGAATTAGTTTGTAATGGAATCAATcttgtttaataaatgtatggccttttctgtcttttgtaaTCCCACATTGCTCCTTGCTCCCTCACGTCATTTTAGTAAGATGCATTAAAATCCTACGTTTGAAGTCGTGCTTAAAATTATAAGACTGATTGTAAGACCGTGTTGGGCTTTTTTCACTATTTCAGACTACGAAAATATTTTTGCTGAAAATGTTAGTTTATTGAAATAAACTGTTTTGATAATGGAATCATCATTTAACTTATAATGCCAAACATTTTCTAGTTCAGGCTTTTCCAATGCTGCTGCTTTACTGTCTTTATGAAGATTAAATAACTGTACTAAAACAATTTGAAGACTTCACCTTGGGCTTTAGGTAATAGTGTAAAACCGTCAACAAAATGATACTACCTCGAGATTACTGTTCTTCATGTACGGTTATAACACTACTACTGTAACCAAAAATGAAGTAAATACTTTCATTACTTTGTTTGATTTCACAATCAAAACACCGCTActgtataaaaaacaatacactGTAACAACtacctttatttttatttacagtaagttACTTGCAAATGGCTGCCAGTAACTTACTGATAATATTTTAACAGTATGATACTTTACAATAAGTTACTTACTAAAGTtactaaaaaaaactattaaatgtatgaattactaatagatttaaatatagtaaaacctgtttgttttgttttttgtggggGGAGGGTGAGCAACTAATATTGGCTGATAagttattttacagaaataaaatcaaactgtAATACCCCTTAATGGTCACTAATAATGAACCTTTTCCTCCACAAGGTTGTAGCGTGTTATTTCTAGCTGTCCCCTAAATCTATTAGATgatcactattttttttataatatctgTAAAAGTTAATTTGACGCTGgtcagtgtgcatgtgttttgatgAAGCATTATCCAGCATCACATGCCGCTGTACCTGCTCTCCTCCAACATGGACCAGTGTTTGGCCCTGACGTCAGCCGTCACCGCCCTGCCTGCAGTGTCGGTGCccacagatgatgatgatgatgatcgtGATGGAGACGAGAGAAGCGGCCTCGCCATGAATCCCACCCGGAGACGGAATTAAGACACACGAAGGGAGTGAGACAACAATTggccaaacaaataaatacaactttgtCGATGTGGACACCGAAACGCCAATCTCTCACATCTGGCCCCACGAAGAGATGCTCCACGGCGGCCAAACGCGAGTGAGCGGCGGGCTGGGTGTCCCTCAGTTTGCGTCCGCTGTGGAGGCGATTTAGGGAAGAGCATCCACTGGGGTAAATATCACCAACCGGGCAGTATTCAATCCACAACAACACAGCGTGGATCTGATGACcggagaggagaagaaatgcCTTTAAAAAGGGTGGAGCTGCGGGTTCTTTAATAAATGATGAGGAGCACCGCGCGTCACTCGCAGCCTTATTGTAAAAGGTTgatttgatgtttgtgtgtgacggACGCTGATACTCACCCACAGCGATCTGTTATCGTGTGTGAACAATGACACCGGTGGTGTTATGTCACCGGACCGAGCGCTAGAGACGATGGCTGCCGGCTGGTGGGGACTACTACCCCGCAGCATCCGCGTACAGCGCCCTGATAGCGGCTCCACGGAGGATGTGTTTATGCAATCCGACGCAGTGATGCAAGTGGGctgatttttaaattttttaaaatgctgtctCTATGTGATATGAATACCCAGAAACTGccaggcctttttttttctttttttttttatatatatatatatttttttttttcctgtgaaataTGCTCGGGCCTAAACATCACACAGTGAAGGAGCTGCCACAGCGCGGGGATGCTGTGAATAATAAAGGGGGCCCTTTCTggatttaagacatttttttttttttttttttttttttttaaaaaaaaaaaaagaaagaaaagcgaGGAAAAGCAATCATGTCGAAAGTTGTCAGTAACAAGGAGAAGAAATCCTTCAGTAAAAAACTCTTCCGGAGGAGCTCGGTCCGCTCCGTGGGAGCTTCATGAACAGAGTTCTCCGGACTCTGTCCACTCTGTCTCATTTCGGTACCGATGAACAGGCCGCCGAGGACGAGAAGGACGAGGCATCTCTGATCCCGACCACCACCGGAGGGTCACTGCCGTCCGACGACAGTGACTGTGGGGGGTTTCCCTTCGGGGACAAGGTGCCGGGAGTCGCCGGACTGAAGAACCACGGAAACACCTGCTTCATGAACGCGATCCTGCAGTGCCTGAGCAACACGGAGCTGTTCGCTGAGTACCTGGCTCTGGAGCAGTTCAAAGGCGGGGAgacgagcagcagcagcggcatcAACGAGAAGGCCAAGTCCAACGGGATGCTGGTGCAGAAGAAGGGGAgcaaagagcagcagcagcagcaggatgcAGGGGAGGTGACCGAGCAGCTGTCCGGGCTGGTTCGGGCTCTGTGGACCTTTGAATACACACCTCAGCACAGCAGGGACTTTAAGGTAGGCTGTGCTTCACGCAGGGGTCCTAACTGTGAGGATAATTAATCTCACAACAGCTCCTGGAAAAACACAATGTGCATATGTGGATATAGAGCAGTGCATTGACACAGTTTACATCCTGACTGGAATAAAGTTTCATAAATGTCAACACTCGCAGTGAAACTTCAAAACTCGGATGTCAGGTGTAGATATGATCTTCTAGagaattactttttcttttatttttgccatCAGGAGCCCcagtttaaatgtgttattgtcTTATATGGTCCATGTGAGTTATTCTTAAAAGGAGAGTAAAGTCACCAGTGTTTTCAATACAAATGGCCTTATTGGATTGCAGCTCAACCCCAGTTGGTGCCTTTTGTGCACCTCTATTAAGGATAATACATGACAAGTGGTGTCTAAAATGAACTATGCTGCACAATCCTGCTaattaatta from Anoplopoma fimbria isolate UVic2021 breed Golden Eagle Sablefish chromosome 5, Afim_UVic_2022, whole genome shotgun sequence carries:
- the cog7 gene encoding conserved oligomeric Golgi complex subunit 7; amino-acid sequence: MDFSKFLDDEFDVKDWVNGAFKVVQKDAPGKADTHAATLVMKLQLFIQEVNNSIEESSNQALQNMPRVLRDVEALKQEASFLKEQMVLVKEDIKKFEQDTVQSMQVLVEIDQVKSRMQLAAEALQEADKWSTLSADIEETFKTQDFAVISSKLTSMQSSLAMLVDTPDYSEKCVHLEALKNRLEALASPQIVSTFNSMSMDQAKLFVKVFTEIDRMPQLLAYYYKCHKGQLVSTWQDLSQSELNLNQQLSEFYDTLLSSWHSQLQWSSQVFKNPYEVVTVLLIQTLGAMVPSIPVCLSSAVERAAQEQRLDTLLELHQTTSTFGHSLEAAMLPHLGENNLLKVTELVCALYDPYKPYQLQYGDLEEAHLLIQISAVPLEHGEVIDCVEELSHSVGKLFGLASAAVDRCVKLTDGLAVCGLLKALKALFTKYVSDFSTTLQSIRKKCKLEDTPSASVFQEDWTAFQNSVRIIATCGELLRQCGAFEQQLSNKILGTAGKYLSESYSPRSLAGIQEASSTERKSATKNPWQEYNYLQRGNMTEYNSLMEVLYSLKEKGTGNSSLLTEPRAALIRLNQQANQLAFDSVFLQIKHQLCLVSKMERQEAPGLGESYTEDLPTFSLSPQEYITNIGQYLMSLPLHLEPFVTQEDPALEMALHAGKLPFPPEQGDDLPELDNTADYWLGSIARATMQTYCDAIMLIPQLSTHSTKQLATDIDYLSNVMDALGLQPSRGLQHIVTLLRAKPEDYRQTAKLLPRRLASTIAAVRCIDY